In Pseudobacter ginsenosidimutans, the following are encoded in one genomic region:
- a CDS encoding RagB/SusD family nutrient uptake outer membrane protein has product MRKLSSILYVSLAVALCCTGCKKWLDVHPENNLSDDKLFADANGFRIALNGVYQQASGYQLYGKPLSWGLASAMGQEYDRNTVDGDMYQVMGYNWDDDNVKGMFSGIWSAAYNTIANCNKIITEIEKADTMIFPLKGVERDLILGEAKALRGLLHFELVKLFAPAPMKNRTVNAIPYQLSYPSYVTAPSTVDVVMKNVIKDLEDAQQLVVRNDTITNRSAMSQKLQSLLSGSSQTQGGLFFNFRMHRMNYVAIQGLLARVYLYNGDRENALKKAEFLYKTYSPAGRLKWWAFTNESESKGENKYSKLVDDVILAFYDTRLIEYFVTTKASWYDFAVSRSEVNKYMPPTERDYRRNLIDEAKYTSAKWNENLSTWQWRKEQNSIIPVLRFSEIYYIYSETLFEAGRTNEALTVLNQIRNARGRTTTFSSTVPGDFYKELFDEFHREFLLEGQVIFQHKRLDRSLQVETQTIPMDNRFVLAIPDSETNF; this is encoded by the coding sequence ATGCGAAAATTATCATCAATACTTTACGTTTCACTGGCTGTGGCCCTCTGCTGCACAGGCTGCAAGAAATGGCTTGATGTTCATCCCGAGAACAATCTCAGTGACGATAAATTATTTGCAGATGCAAACGGATTCCGGATTGCACTCAATGGAGTTTACCAGCAGGCCTCAGGCTATCAACTATATGGCAAGCCACTTAGCTGGGGACTTGCATCTGCGATGGGACAGGAGTACGACCGCAATACGGTGGACGGCGATATGTACCAGGTTATGGGCTATAACTGGGATGACGATAATGTGAAAGGAATGTTCTCCGGGATCTGGTCTGCTGCTTACAATACCATCGCCAACTGCAACAAGATCATAACCGAAATAGAAAAGGCTGATACCATGATCTTCCCGCTCAAGGGCGTGGAACGGGATCTCATTCTCGGTGAAGCCAAAGCCCTGCGCGGCCTGCTGCATTTTGAACTGGTGAAATTATTTGCACCGGCGCCTATGAAGAACAGGACCGTAAATGCTATTCCCTATCAGCTTAGTTATCCGAGTTATGTAACGGCGCCTTCAACGGTGGACGTTGTAATGAAAAATGTGATCAAAGACCTGGAAGATGCACAACAGCTGGTGGTGAGGAATGATACCATCACCAATCGCAGCGCAATGAGCCAGAAGCTGCAGTCGCTGCTCTCCGGCAGCAGCCAGACGCAGGGCGGCCTCTTCTTCAATTTCAGGATGCACCGGATGAACTATGTGGCCATTCAGGGACTGCTGGCAAGAGTGTACCTCTATAATGGCGACAGGGAAAATGCCCTGAAGAAAGCCGAATTCCTGTACAAGACCTATAGTCCTGCAGGAAGATTGAAATGGTGGGCTTTCACCAATGAATCCGAATCGAAAGGAGAGAACAAATACTCGAAGCTGGTGGACGATGTGATCCTGGCTTTCTATGATACAAGACTGATCGAATATTTTGTAACCACCAAAGCCAGCTGGTATGATTTCGCAGTGTCCAGGTCTGAAGTGAATAAGTATATGCCACCCACCGAGCGAGACTACAGGAGAAATCTTATCGACGAAGCGAAATATACCTCCGCCAAATGGAATGAGAACCTCTCCACCTGGCAATGGAGAAAAGAACAGAATTCCATTATCCCTGTTCTTCGCTTCAGTGAGATCTATTATATCTACAGCGAAACACTTTTCGAAGCAGGCAGAACAAATGAGGCACTGACCGTGCTGAATCAGATCCGCAATGCAAGAGGTCGCACCACCACTTTCAGCAGTACTGTGCCCGGCGACTTCTACAAAGAGTTGTTCGATGAATTCCATCGCGAATTCCTGCTGGAAGGGCAGGTGATCTTTCAGCATAAGCGGCTGGACAGATCGCTGCAGGTGGAAACACAGACCATTCCCATGGACAACCGGTTCGTACTGGCCATTCCAGATTCGGAAACCAATTTCTAA
- a CDS encoding DUF4843 domain-containing protein produces MKRSYIFYSILITVFISCKKENMDVYKSGHYIQFTNSLADTTNLSFFFYPGKEEVTLALPLRLIGTMPEGNLQYQLKVDPKVTTAEAKHYSLPASFDFRQGLAIDTAYLTIKKSPELATTTYLLAIDIASTSDVQPGQTTYARRIFRINDMVTKPSWWDSNMDRFYLGVYTERKFRKFMEFTGVGDLSEKSDTEKTELIKRFKYFLIQMKDAGTPVLEDDGSDMLSTIPIAG; encoded by the coding sequence ATGAAACGATCTTATATTTTTTACAGCATACTGATTACAGTATTCATCTCCTGTAAAAAGGAAAATATGGATGTTTACAAGTCAGGCCACTACATCCAGTTCACCAATTCACTGGCAGATACCACCAATCTTTCTTTCTTCTTTTATCCCGGTAAGGAAGAAGTAACACTGGCCCTGCCATTGCGATTGATCGGCACCATGCCTGAAGGCAACCTGCAATATCAATTGAAGGTAGACCCGAAGGTTACAACGGCCGAAGCCAAACACTATTCATTACCGGCAAGTTTCGATTTCAGGCAGGGGCTTGCAATCGATACTGCTTATCTCACCATCAAAAAATCGCCGGAACTGGCCACCACCACATATCTCCTGGCTATCGATATCGCCAGCACCAGTGATGTGCAGCCCGGTCAAACCACTTATGCCAGGAGGATCTTCCGCATCAATGATATGGTTACAAAACCCAGCTGGTGGGATAGCAATATGGACCGCTTCTATCTGGGCGTTTACACCGAAAGGAAGTTCAGGAAATTCATGGAGTTCACAGGTGTGGGCGACCTGAGTGAGAAATCAGATACAGAAAAAACGGAACTGATCAAGCGCTTCAAATACTTCCTCATCCAGATGAAAGATGCAGGAACCCCAGTACTGGAAGATGATGGTTCCGATATGTTATCCACTATTCCAATTGCCGGCTAG
- a CDS encoding DNA methyltransferase family protein: protein MLTIFLRMQQQASFHKVNEELESLTGIRQCFKGEEEWLQFRSALDSGEEVKTERDRAEFGDFQTPPALAEKITKLVSRNGSLPGILVEPTCGKGHFIIAAIRTFPCIREVHGLDIHQPYLWQTKFSLIDLYLGQPDLNKPAIYLHHGNVFDFNFETLVLNDQQPLLIIGNPPWVTNAMLGSMASSNLPEKSNFKQQDGIAAVTGKGNFDIAENITLMLLKAFHGFSGQMTLLVKNSVIRNILLEQYRLRFSIGEMRQYQINSLKEFEVKAEASLFSCKLNSEADFTCTQRSFYRPEETGLAFGWVEEKFVSNTDSYIQHRYIEGKSPLEWRQGLKHDCSLVMELEKTGQDYRNALQQTIRLEDELVFGLLKSSDLQQDLVDSVRKFTIVTQHRPGADTDFIRQYPATWDYLQQHRQLFLNRRSSIYKNKPAFSIFGIGDYSFKPYKVAISGLYKSFRFALVLPQNGKPLMLDDTCYMLGFDEPDYAVYTWVLLNSAVAKDFLASITFSDAKRTFTKEALMRIDLQALAKHLPEMQLQEEIEKLNNRYGQSITVQRWAAYCRWLATGS from the coding sequence GTGCTGACTATCTTTCTCAGGATGCAGCAGCAGGCTTCTTTTCACAAAGTGAATGAGGAGCTGGAATCGCTTACAGGAATCCGGCAATGCTTCAAGGGGGAGGAAGAATGGCTGCAATTCAGGTCTGCCCTGGATTCCGGAGAGGAAGTGAAGACTGAAAGGGACCGTGCTGAGTTCGGGGATTTTCAAACGCCACCCGCATTGGCGGAAAAGATCACGAAGCTGGTATCCAGGAATGGCAGCCTGCCTGGTATCCTGGTTGAGCCAACCTGCGGCAAGGGGCATTTCATCATTGCAGCTATCCGTACCTTTCCCTGCATCAGGGAAGTGCATGGTCTGGATATTCATCAGCCATATCTCTGGCAAACTAAATTCTCCCTTATCGATCTCTATCTCGGGCAACCTGATTTGAACAAACCAGCCATCTATTTACACCATGGAAATGTTTTCGATTTCAACTTCGAAACTTTGGTGCTGAATGATCAGCAACCTTTGTTGATCATCGGTAATCCTCCCTGGGTCACCAATGCGATGCTCGGCAGCATGGCATCTTCCAACCTGCCGGAGAAATCCAACTTCAAACAGCAGGATGGTATTGCCGCCGTTACAGGCAAAGGCAATTTCGATATTGCAGAGAATATCACGCTGATGCTGCTGAAGGCCTTTCACGGTTTTTCCGGGCAGATGACATTGCTGGTAAAAAATTCCGTGATCAGGAATATCCTGTTGGAGCAATACAGGCTGCGGTTCAGCATTGGTGAAATGCGGCAATACCAGATCAACAGCCTGAAGGAATTTGAAGTGAAAGCTGAAGCCTCTTTGTTTTCCTGTAAGCTGAACAGTGAAGCAGACTTTACCTGTACTCAAAGAAGTTTCTACAGACCGGAAGAAACAGGGCTGGCATTCGGCTGGGTGGAAGAAAAGTTCGTTTCAAACACAGATTCGTATATTCAGCATCGTTATATAGAGGGGAAATCGCCACTGGAATGGCGGCAGGGCCTGAAGCATGATTGCTCCCTGGTGATGGAACTGGAGAAAACCGGACAGGATTACCGGAATGCCCTGCAACAAACCATTCGCCTGGAAGATGAACTGGTTTTCGGATTGCTCAAAAGCTCCGATCTGCAACAGGACCTGGTGGACTCCGTTCGGAAATTCACCATTGTTACCCAGCATAGACCCGGAGCAGACACAGATTTCATCCGTCAGTATCCGGCCACCTGGGATTACCTGCAACAGCACCGCCAGTTATTCCTGAACCGTCGTTCATCGATTTATAAAAACAAACCGGCATTTTCCATCTTCGGAATTGGCGACTATTCTTTCAAGCCTTACAAAGTGGCTATATCAGGATTGTACAAATCATTCCGCTTTGCACTTGTATTGCCGCAAAATGGAAAACCGCTCATGTTGGATGATACCTGTTATATGCTGGGATTTGATGAGCCGGACTACGCAGTTTATACCTGGGTGCTGCTGAATTCCGCTGTTGCAAAGGATTTCCTGGCGAGCATTACCTTCAGCGATGCCAAACGGACTTTCACCAAAGAAGCATTGATGCGCATCGATCTGCAGGCGCTGGCAAAACATTTGCCCGAAATGCAATTGCAAGAGGAAATAGAAAAACTGAACAACAGGTATGGGCAGTCAATAACTGTCCAAAGATGGGCTGCTTACTGTCGATGGCTGGCCACCGGTTCATGA
- a CDS encoding PKD-like family lipoprotein has product MKNMITKILSAGLVISFLPGCIKDKGNYKYDYGNSVTIRYATYSYNAFLKDTIKVYPMRTWSNPNDTTEFEHAWFINGKQVSDEPILKYVGQELGQFSAYYYMKDKRSGIQFPAASQVNLNVTSPYGAGWGLLYEKDGESELAHVRVAGTTYFDYTGLYKAFNDGESMGSDPVKIRDYYVTGGRGMYVLQNGGQGPIELDANTLKKKLVAKNVFTQGPPTDFKPVDIGFFPTTDFMVNHNGNVYARVLPQNALPYAIPWVSTPLYITGGLKVGDIWDTWTTMSGWGILYEKTGNRLLRLRTYVPNMGNPAIAIDTFPVPEVPYPANYTSLQRMGNWQYVWGGTFNDGWNFMDGALILRSPDDNNLYWQTFEFNSDGVFPKITPGTRVPFQGNSVVTAQSKFTAVKPRDYLFFTGGSNNDELWYYDARTGAPVVKYATTPSKINVITAHDNGNSIGVGLEDGTFIVYDISNQVIVDGVSKELHRLTGLGKVVDVIVKGGYTN; this is encoded by the coding sequence ATGAAAAATATGATCACCAAAATATTGTCGGCAGGCCTGGTAATATCCTTTCTTCCCGGCTGCATAAAAGACAAAGGGAATTATAAATACGACTATGGCAATTCCGTAACTATCCGGTATGCCACCTATAGCTATAATGCATTCCTGAAAGACACTATCAAAGTGTATCCCATGCGTACCTGGAGCAATCCCAATGATACCACGGAATTTGAGCATGCCTGGTTCATCAATGGCAAACAGGTTTCCGATGAGCCCATTCTCAAATATGTTGGGCAGGAGCTTGGGCAGTTTTCAGCTTACTATTACATGAAGGATAAGAGGTCTGGTATTCAGTTTCCCGCTGCCAGTCAGGTGAACCTGAACGTTACTTCACCATACGGCGCCGGCTGGGGCCTGTTGTATGAAAAGGATGGCGAATCCGAACTGGCGCACGTGCGTGTAGCTGGCACCACCTATTTCGATTATACTGGTCTGTACAAAGCCTTCAATGATGGCGAAAGCATGGGCAGTGACCCCGTGAAGATCCGCGATTATTATGTAACAGGTGGAAGAGGGATGTACGTATTGCAGAATGGCGGCCAGGGCCCCATCGAACTGGATGCGAATACCCTCAAAAAGAAACTGGTGGCGAAGAATGTGTTCACACAGGGACCGCCAACTGATTTCAAACCTGTTGATATCGGATTTTTCCCGACTACCGATTTCATGGTGAATCATAACGGAAATGTATATGCGCGTGTGCTGCCACAGAACGCACTGCCTTATGCCATTCCCTGGGTATCTACGCCACTGTATATTACCGGAGGATTGAAAGTGGGCGATATCTGGGATACCTGGACCACCATGAGCGGCTGGGGCATCCTTTACGAAAAAACCGGAAACCGTTTGCTCAGGTTACGCACATATGTTCCGAATATGGGCAATCCGGCCATTGCCATCGATACCTTTCCTGTACCTGAAGTGCCTTATCCTGCCAATTACACTTCACTGCAACGCATGGGTAACTGGCAATACGTATGGGGCGGCACTTTCAACGACGGATGGAATTTCATGGACGGAGCCCTCATCCTTCGCAGTCCTGATGATAACAATTTGTACTGGCAAACCTTCGAGTTCAATTCTGACGGCGTATTCCCAAAGATCACTCCCGGAACCCGGGTACCTTTTCAGGGTAACAGTGTAGTAACAGCGCAATCGAAGTTCACGGCAGTGAAGCCGAGGGATTATCTCTTCTTCACGGGAGGAAGCAACAATGATGAGCTCTGGTATTACGATGCAAGAACAGGTGCGCCGGTAGTAAAATATGCAACAACCCCATCAAAGATAAACGTCATCACAGCGCATGACAATGGCAATTCCATTGGCGTGGGCCTGGAAGACGGCACATTCATCGTGTACGATATCAGCAACCAGGTGATAGTGGATGGCGTGAGCAAAGAGCTGCATCGCCTCACCGGTTTGGGTAAAGTGGTGGATGTGATCGTCAAGGGCGGATACACCAACTAG
- a CDS encoding SusC/RagA family TonB-linked outer membrane protein, with the protein MQKTAFCIRDVVAFSNPVAPPGIERSRHRLIQKPILIAMKLTALLLLIGSLHLCAATHSQTITYEGKDVPLSKLFSVIKQQTGFGVFGNARLLKNTHRVSIVANNMPLQEFLHIAFSNQPLTYRILDKTIVLYSKEDEAGALSEGIQPAPVVIEEPEPEADPVKGRVLAEDGKPLSGVSVRVKGTSIGVSSDDLGNFSIDAKEKQTLLFSYIGMESQEFKIIDPSKPVRIVLKTSEAAMKDVVVTGYSNLKKESFTGNSVRVDREQILKVSNRNVIDVLQVFDPSFRIEMNNIMGSDPNTMPKFYIRGRSGIGVKALDNIDVSQAALTNNPNLPIFIMDGFEVTAERVYDFDPTRIKSITILKDAAATAIYGSRAANGVVVIETVAPMPGKIRVNYNFVSTLTLPDVSDYNLMNASEKLEAEKLAGFFESDNPNQMGQLHNEYIKKNNQILRGINTDWISQPLTNEFSQKHALSFDGGTNEIRFNALLRYDKQNGVMKKSSRERMGAGFVFEYRTTKFQVRNDINYDVVKATNSPYGVFSDYTWKAPYDEMVDRNGNYLFQTNLWHSGSSELNLLNPLYEVHNTKNFDRTGYNNLVNNLSLVYRILPKLNLRGQLAITKNTDESEKFTDPVSGRYLTGYGLNQSEIGELRLNRIERTAIATKLFANYMNRIGMHDMNFSAGINTDEVKSTGEQSTYTGFPSGSQNSPAFAAKIALKPGFSDNHTRNFGSFIALNYSFNEIYLADVSARLDGSSEFGTEKRIAPFWSLGAGLNIHKYKFLRDHKIISRLRVTANIGQLGKTNFPPYAAKDMFALRNDWYRTGVGATLMGLGNPLLTWEKTRTKDLIFDVGLLNDRFNFNINFYNKETIDLVNDVDLPSSSGFSKYKDNIGRILNRGVEIQLRADVYKTKDVIIAVYGNLGHNKNKILDISQSLKEYNKRVDAQYDGYNQWSSTDPSKKDQFSRAHTKYVPGGSLTSIFGMRSLGINPMDGKEIFLKADGTVTYDWEAAEQVIIGDLAPDITGAFGLNISYKGFTLFTSCLYESGGQQYNETLRDKVETVDLYNRNTDRRVLQQRWIKPGDITALKDIKERNMATRPTSRFIQDYNVITINSLSLGYQFRPDMLKRFGLSMLRAQLSTNNLATISTVKQERGLSYPFARSFDFSLTVGL; encoded by the coding sequence ATGCAAAAAACTGCTTTTTGTATCCGGGATGTTGTTGCCTTTTCCAACCCGGTAGCGCCACCGGGCATTGAAAGAAGCCGGCATCGCCTCATTCAGAAACCAATACTGATTGCGATGAAACTCACAGCCCTGCTTTTATTGATTGGCAGCCTCCATCTTTGTGCAGCCACTCATTCTCAAACCATTACTTACGAGGGGAAAGATGTGCCCCTTTCCAAACTGTTCAGCGTTATCAAACAGCAGACAGGCTTTGGCGTATTCGGCAATGCAAGACTGCTTAAGAACACCCACCGGGTGAGCATTGTAGCCAACAATATGCCATTGCAGGAATTCCTTCACATTGCGTTCAGTAATCAACCCCTTACTTACCGGATTCTGGATAAAACAATTGTCCTCTACAGCAAGGAGGATGAAGCCGGCGCATTGTCTGAAGGCATCCAGCCTGCACCTGTAGTGATTGAAGAGCCCGAGCCGGAAGCCGATCCCGTGAAAGGACGGGTACTGGCCGAAGATGGCAAACCCCTTTCAGGTGTAAGTGTTCGTGTGAAAGGAACTTCCATCGGCGTTTCTTCCGATGACCTGGGCAATTTCAGCATCGATGCAAAAGAAAAACAAACCCTCCTGTTCTCCTATATTGGTATGGAATCACAGGAGTTCAAAATTATTGATCCGTCAAAACCCGTGAGGATCGTGCTGAAAACTTCCGAAGCTGCCATGAAAGATGTGGTAGTCACAGGATACAGTAATCTCAAAAAGGAAAGCTTTACCGGTAATTCGGTTAGAGTAGATCGTGAGCAGATCCTGAAAGTGAGCAACCGCAACGTGATAGATGTATTGCAGGTGTTCGATCCGTCTTTCAGGATTGAAATGAACAATATCATGGGATCGGACCCCAATACTATGCCTAAATTCTATATCCGCGGGCGTTCTGGTATCGGGGTGAAAGCCCTGGACAATATCGATGTGTCGCAGGCTGCCCTCACCAATAATCCCAATCTTCCCATCTTCATCATGGATGGATTTGAGGTAACGGCCGAAAGGGTGTACGACTTCGATCCAACCCGTATCAAATCCATCACCATCCTCAAAGATGCCGCTGCTACCGCCATCTATGGCTCACGCGCAGCAAACGGAGTGGTGGTGATCGAAACGGTAGCCCCCATGCCCGGTAAGATCAGGGTGAATTATAATTTCGTTTCCACCCTTACATTACCGGATGTTTCCGACTATAACCTGATGAACGCTTCGGAAAAACTGGAAGCGGAAAAACTTGCAGGTTTCTTTGAAAGTGACAATCCCAATCAAATGGGCCAGTTGCACAATGAATACATCAAGAAGAATAATCAGATCCTCCGGGGCATCAATACTGACTGGATCTCACAACCGCTCACCAATGAGTTCAGTCAGAAACATGCTCTCTCCTTCGACGGTGGAACCAACGAGATCCGATTCAATGCTCTTCTGCGCTACGACAAACAGAATGGCGTGATGAAGAAATCCAGCCGTGAACGCATGGGCGCAGGCTTCGTATTCGAATACCGTACCACCAAATTCCAGGTGCGCAATGATATCAACTACGATGTAGTGAAAGCCACCAACTCACCTTACGGCGTGTTCAGCGATTATACCTGGAAAGCACCCTATGATGAGATGGTTGACAGGAATGGAAATTACCTGTTCCAGACAAATCTCTGGCACAGTGGTAGCAGCGAGCTCAATCTGCTGAATCCCCTGTATGAAGTGCATAATACCAAAAACTTCGACAGAACAGGGTATAATAACCTTGTGAACAATCTTTCACTTGTGTACCGCATCCTTCCCAAACTCAACCTCCGCGGGCAATTGGCGATCACCAAGAACACAGATGAAAGTGAGAAGTTCACTGATCCTGTGTCCGGAAGGTACCTTACCGGTTACGGTCTCAACCAAAGCGAGATCGGAGAACTAAGGCTGAACAGGATTGAAAGAACGGCCATTGCTACCAAGCTCTTCGCCAATTACATGAACAGGATCGGAATGCACGATATGAACTTCTCTGCCGGTATTAATACGGACGAGGTTAAAAGTACCGGAGAACAAAGTACGTATACAGGCTTTCCTTCAGGCTCACAAAATTCACCCGCATTTGCAGCCAAAATAGCGCTCAAACCTGGTTTTTCGGATAATCATACCCGTAACTTCGGGTCCTTTATCGCATTGAACTATTCCTTCAATGAGATCTACCTGGCCGACGTTTCTGCACGTCTCGACGGATCTTCGGAATTCGGTACAGAAAAACGTATCGCACCTTTCTGGTCGCTCGGAGCCGGTCTGAATATCCACAAGTACAAATTCCTCCGCGATCACAAGATCATCAGCAGGCTGCGTGTTACGGCCAATATCGGACAATTGGGTAAGACCAATTTCCCGCCCTATGCAGCAAAAGATATGTTCGCGCTGAGGAACGATTGGTACAGAACTGGTGTGGGCGCTACCCTGATGGGACTGGGCAACCCCCTCCTGACCTGGGAGAAAACACGCACCAAAGACCTCATCTTCGACGTGGGATTGCTCAACGATCGTTTCAATTTCAATATCAACTTCTATAATAAGGAAACCATCGACCTCGTAAACGATGTGGATCTCCCTTCTTCATCCGGCTTTTCCAAATACAAGGACAATATCGGCCGCATCCTCAACAGGGGTGTGGAGATCCAGTTGCGCGCAGATGTTTACAAGACCAAAGATGTGATCATTGCCGTGTATGGTAATTTGGGCCACAATAAGAACAAGATCCTCGACATTTCACAATCGCTCAAGGAATACAACAAACGTGTGGATGCACAATATGATGGTTACAATCAATGGAGCTCTACCGATCCCTCCAAAAAAGACCAGTTCAGCAGGGCGCATACGAAATATGTTCCCGGCGGATCACTTACTTCCATTTTCGGTATGCGATCACTCGGCATCAACCCGATGGATGGAAAAGAGATTTTCCTTAAAGCTGATGGCACTGTCACTTACGACTGGGAAGCTGCCGAGCAGGTGATCATCGGTGACCTTGCTCCTGATATTACGGGCGCTTTCGGGCTCAATATCAGCTATAAGGGCTTCACCCTTTTCACTTCCTGCTTGTATGAATCCGGTGGTCAGCAATACAACGAAACACTGCGCGATAAAGTGGAAACCGTTGATCTTTACAACAGGAACACAGACCGCAGGGTGCTGCAGCAACGCTGGATCAAACCCGGTGATATCACTGCACTCAAAGACATCAAGGAGCGCAATATGGCCACCAGGCCCACTTCCAGGTTCATCCAGGATTACAATGTGATCACCATCAACTCACTCAGTCTCGGATACCAGTTCAGACCTGATATGCTTAAAAGGTTTGGCCTGAGCATGCTTCGTGCGCAGCTCAGCACCAATAATCTCGCCACTATCTCTACTGTAAAACAGGAGAGGGGATTGAGCTATCCTTTTGCGAGATCATTCGATTTCTCTTTAACTGTGGGACTATAA
- a CDS encoding FecR family protein, with product MFKKLVSNESTEQETETFFQLVKDLPEDDVLIEQLDAWWDSVDAGKSRDLVQERRIWQQVREKMNPEEYLPAPVHLIYRRRTWNIAAAVLILVAAGIFLWTQRRPSVDYRQPYAQSLDADIQPGTDGAVLTLADGRKILLDSLKDGLVASQLGADITLQDGRIAYNAAGSKGAQPAWNTITTPRGRQFKVMLPDGTQVWLNAASSITYPTFFAGAERRVEVTGEVYMDVAKDARKKFKVKVNNQAVVEVTGTEFNVKAYTDEATMATTLVEGAVKLYKTTDTSCWHCPQSVISEVKPEKAVSLVPGQQGVITDNAQDQTKNKNSSGILVLNDIDKDKVLAWKNGFFNFTGMSSRDAMNQLVRWYNIEVVYEKAVPEIEFFGDLRRDMSLADVLTALEVAGVQFKVTSGRKIVVLPQ from the coding sequence TTGTTCAAGAAGCTTGTTTCAAATGAAAGTACGGAACAGGAGACGGAAACTTTTTTCCAGTTGGTGAAAGACCTGCCGGAAGATGATGTGCTGATAGAACAGCTGGATGCCTGGTGGGATTCCGTGGATGCAGGAAAGTCCAGGGACCTTGTGCAGGAGCGCCGCATCTGGCAGCAGGTGCGGGAGAAGATGAATCCTGAAGAGTATTTGCCGGCCCCTGTTCATCTGATCTACCGCAGGCGTACCTGGAATATTGCAGCAGCAGTGCTGATACTGGTGGCAGCGGGTATATTCCTCTGGACACAGCGGCGGCCGTCGGTTGATTACCGTCAGCCTTATGCCCAAAGCCTCGATGCAGATATCCAACCAGGTACAGATGGCGCTGTTCTTACATTGGCTGATGGCCGGAAAATATTGCTCGACAGTTTGAAGGATGGACTGGTAGCCAGTCAGCTTGGAGCTGATATCACGTTACAGGATGGCCGCATCGCATACAATGCAGCCGGAAGCAAAGGAGCGCAACCCGCCTGGAATACTATCACCACACCCAGGGGACGACAGTTCAAAGTGATGTTGCCCGATGGCACACAGGTATGGCTCAATGCCGCCAGTTCCATCACTTATCCCACATTCTTTGCCGGCGCAGAAAGAAGAGTGGAAGTTACCGGCGAAGTCTACATGGATGTAGCCAAAGATGCCAGGAAAAAATTCAAGGTGAAAGTGAATAACCAGGCAGTTGTGGAAGTAACAGGCACCGAGTTCAATGTGAAAGCCTACACTGATGAAGCCACCATGGCTACCACGCTGGTGGAAGGTGCCGTGAAGCTTTACAAGACAACTGACACATCCTGCTGGCATTGTCCGCAATCGGTGATCAGTGAGGTGAAGCCCGAAAAGGCAGTGAGCCTCGTACCCGGACAGCAGGGCGTGATCACAGATAACGCACAGGATCAAACGAAAAACAAGAATAGCTCCGGAATACTGGTATTGAACGATATCGATAAAGACAAGGTACTGGCCTGGAAGAATGGCTTTTTCAATTTTACCGGTATGAGCTCCCGGGACGCGATGAACCAGCTGGTACGATGGTACAATATAGAAGTAGTGTATGAAAAAGCCGTTCCTGAAATAGAATTCTTTGGTGACCTCAGAAGGGATATGAGCCTCGCGGATGTATTGACGGCACTGGAAGTGGCAGGCGTTCAATTCAAAGTTACAAGCGGAAGAAAAATAGTTGTATTGCCTCAATAA
- a CDS encoding RNA polymerase sigma factor, whose translation MQNETELLYRISRGDEQAFNELYEQYWPRVYAYMESLVKSPETAEELVVDIFVKLWSGREWLEQIQNVGGFLRTAARNKALDYFKTTARKKKLMLAYHADMVILSSRPVSDHKLMSEETARIWREAISKLSPARQRIFLMHREEGLSYNEIAQQLNISPATVKKTMSIALDSIREFLRTHYKDSLAGLLIFLLL comes from the coding sequence ATGCAAAACGAAACCGAACTGCTATATCGTATTTCCCGTGGAGACGAACAGGCTTTTAACGAGCTGTATGAGCAATACTGGCCCAGGGTATATGCTTATATGGAGAGCCTTGTGAAGAGTCCGGAGACTGCCGAAGAGTTGGTGGTGGACATCTTTGTGAAACTCTGGTCCGGCAGGGAATGGCTGGAGCAGATCCAGAATGTGGGTGGATTCCTTCGCACTGCCGCCCGCAATAAAGCACTCGATTATTTTAAAACTACAGCCAGGAAAAAGAAACTGATGCTGGCCTATCACGCAGATATGGTCATTCTTTCTTCGCGTCCCGTATCGGACCATAAGCTGATGAGCGAAGAAACGGCACGCATCTGGCGTGAGGCCATCAGTAAGCTCAGTCCCGCGCGTCAGCGCATCTTCCTCATGCACCGCGAAGAAGGTTTATCGTACAACGAAATTGCTCAACAGCTGAATATATCGCCCGCAACTGTCAAGAAAACAATGTCCATCGCCCTGGATTCCATTCGTGAATTCCTGCGTACGCATTATAAAGACAGTCTTGCAGGGCTGCTCATATTTCTCCTTTTGTAA